One window of the Funiculus sociatus GB2-C1 genome contains the following:
- the nrtS gene encoding nitrate/nitrite transporter NrtS codes for MKAFKGYLASLFDKELIPTGLRTALFVGSVLFLINHGLAFFRGEMTRDRWIAGSLTYLMPYLVNIHGQYAYRRKSLKTSRY; via the coding sequence ATGAAGGCCTTCAAAGGATATCTAGCCAGTCTATTTGACAAAGAATTGATCCCGACAGGCTTACGGACTGCTCTATTCGTAGGCTCTGTTTTATTTTTGATCAATCACGGTCTTGCCTTCTTCCGAGGAGAAATGACTCGCGATCGCTGGATTGCCGGATCTCTTACCTATCTAATGCCTTATCTTGTCAATATTCATGGTCAATACGCTTATCGTCGCAAATCCTTAAAAACCTCTCGCTATTGA
- the murJ gene encoding murein biosynthesis integral membrane protein MurJ: protein MTEKQKTARSLAGIAGIVAIATLISKVFGLVRQQAIAAAFGVGVTADAYNYAYVIPGFLLILLGGINGPFHSAIVSVLAKRDKSEAAPLVETITTLVGGILFIVTIVLIVFAGVFINLVAPGLSETAYGIQVKAIAIDQLQIMAPMAILAGLIGIGFGTLNAADMYWLPSVSPLFSSITVIGGLGILALQLGDQINAPQYAKLGGLVLAGGTLAGAILQWLIQLSAQWRAGLGTLRLRFDWHQPGVKDVLKVMGPATLSSGMLQINLYTDLFFASYIPQAAAAMTYAGLLVQTPLGIISNVILVPLLPIFSRLAAPENWTELKARIRQGILLTAVTMLPLSALMVTLAVPIVRVVYERYAFDQRASQLVSSVLIAYSIGMFVYLARDVLVRVFYALGDGETPFRISIVNIFLNAILDYILVQRFGAPGLILATVGVNITSTIALVWLLDRKLHGLPWREWCLPILSLTGASFVAGLATWGVSRGFQEFLGSNSLLLQLLQLSLAGLVGLGVYALFATRLNLPEVDIFVSRIRQRFVR from the coding sequence GTGACTGAAAAGCAAAAAACCGCTCGTTCCCTAGCTGGAATTGCTGGGATTGTGGCAATTGCCACACTGATTAGTAAAGTTTTTGGGTTAGTGCGCCAGCAAGCGATCGCAGCTGCTTTTGGTGTGGGTGTCACCGCCGATGCCTACAACTACGCCTATGTCATCCCTGGCTTTTTGTTGATCTTACTGGGCGGCATCAATGGCCCTTTTCATAGTGCCATTGTCAGCGTCTTAGCCAAGCGCGACAAATCGGAAGCCGCACCTTTGGTGGAAACCATTACAACACTGGTGGGAGGGATACTCTTCATCGTCACCATCGTTTTAATTGTATTTGCCGGAGTCTTCATTAACCTGGTCGCACCGGGTTTAAGCGAGACAGCCTACGGGATACAAGTGAAAGCGATCGCCATCGATCAATTACAGATAATGGCTCCGATGGCAATCCTTGCTGGACTCATCGGCATTGGCTTTGGCACCCTCAACGCCGCTGATATGTACTGGTTGCCCTCCGTTAGTCCCTTATTCTCCAGCATTACAGTCATTGGCGGACTCGGCATCTTAGCGCTGCAACTCGGCGACCAAATCAACGCCCCCCAATACGCCAAGCTAGGAGGATTAGTTTTAGCTGGGGGAACCCTTGCTGGTGCGATCTTACAGTGGTTAATCCAGCTGTCGGCACAATGGCGGGCTGGCTTGGGCACATTACGCCTGCGCTTTGACTGGCACCAGCCTGGAGTTAAGGATGTCCTCAAGGTGATGGGGCCAGCAACCCTTTCCTCTGGAATGCTGCAAATTAACCTCTACACCGATTTATTTTTCGCTTCTTATATTCCCCAAGCAGCAGCAGCCATGACCTATGCAGGGCTTTTAGTGCAAACGCCGCTGGGAATTATTTCCAATGTAATTTTAGTGCCGCTACTGCCCATATTTTCGCGGCTGGCTGCCCCGGAAAATTGGACTGAACTCAAGGCGCGAATTCGTCAGGGAATACTCCTCACTGCCGTTACCATGCTGCCTTTGAGTGCCTTAATGGTAACTCTGGCAGTGCCAATTGTGCGCGTGGTTTATGAGCGTTATGCTTTCGACCAAAGGGCATCCCAGCTAGTTTCCTCAGTGCTAATTGCTTACAGCATTGGGATGTTTGTCTACTTGGCGCGTGACGTGCTGGTGCGCGTCTTTTATGCTTTGGGGGATGGCGAAACACCGTTTCGCATCAGTATCGTGAATATCTTTCTGAATGCCATACTCGACTATATTCTTGTCCAACGTTTCGGCGCACCCGGTTTGATTCTGGCAACGGTGGGGGTGAATATTACTTCAACAATAGCGCTGGTGTGGTTGTTAGATCGCAAGCTTCACGGCTTACCTTGGCGGGAGTGGTGCTTACCTATCCTCAGTTTAACTGGCGCTAGCTTTGTGGCTGGGTTAGCTACCTGGGGCGTTAGTCGGGGTTTTCAGGAATTTTTAGGCAGCAACAGTTTGCTGTTGCAGTTGTTGCAGCTAAGTTTAGCTGGATTAGTCGGCTTAGGGGTTTATGCCTTATTTGCCACGCGGCTGAATTTGCCAGAAGTGGATATTTTTGTCTCCCGCATTCGCCAGCGCTTTGTGAGATAA